Proteins encoded in a region of the Podarcis muralis chromosome 2, rPodMur119.hap1.1, whole genome shotgun sequence genome:
- the LOC114592139 gene encoding uncharacterized protein LOC114592139, producing MPVCLICGEALSVLKKAHLQRHHRTKHIQYEEFQGQLRQEKVKALKTDLLASQGPTHSQRAPMPREAGNGASQGDSRAAALSCPPPRRAEEQRPVAWRVSPERSRIPVQRRSEESEQGGIKMEEQGPRRPIQRERLESKGKKPPAGQVGTIRDLLHRADLCQIKQEPEEGQPQQHWDAQKQDFLKTMQPPRSGWETPQAPSSPHSGDGVLSFRGAADASRWPSGRAGGTDQTLLPDTEGLLGKETAAGSFGISWDIKLTSNSASSKQETLVDQWLRGLTVPTDSSKNRKPCCIQRGCLDSVCDQHANQDRLKKEAATCSGFCTPQEAEPANLAETEPATLARMEGGRWTVDLVRLSPASLPTTSEHSLPGPLEKSGSVSGGTRGLRFTELTPCNFVCP from the exons ATGCCTGTGTGCCTCATTTGTGGTGAGGCCCTCTCCGTCCTGAAGAAGGCCCACCTGCAGAGGCACCACAGGACGAAGCACATTCAGTACGAGGAGTTCCAAGGGCAGCTGCGCCAGGAGAAGGTCAAGGCGCTGAAAACGGACCTGTTGG CCTCCCAGGGCCCAACCCACAGCCAGCGAGCTCCGATGCCCAGAGAGGCAGGAAACGGGGCCAGCCAGGGGGACTCGAGAGCGGCTGCACTTTCCTGTCCCCCGCCGAGGAGAGCGGAGGAGCAGCGGCCCGTGGCCTGGCGAGTTTCCCCGGAGAGGAGCCGGATTCCGGTGCAGAGACGGAGCGAGGAGTCCGAG cagGGTGGCATAAAAATGGAAGAGCAGGGACCCAGGAGACCCATTCAAAGGGAGAGACTGGAGTCTAAAGGAAAGAAACCTCCTGCCGGCCAAGTTGGGACCATCAGGGATCTTCTGCATCGGGCAGATTTATGTCAAATTAAGCAGGAGCCAGAGGAGGGGCAGCCGCAGCAGCACTGGGATGCCCAGAAGCAGGATTTCCTGAAGACAATGCAACCCCCTCGTTCAGGGTGGGAAACCCCACAGGCTCCCAGTTCTCCCCACTCTGGGGATGGTGTCCTCTCCTTCAGGGGAGCTGCGGATGCCAGTCGGTGGCCCAGTGGGAGAGCAGGGGGGACAGACCAGACCCtgctcccagacactgagggGCTTCTGGGAAAG GAAACTGCAGCTGGCAGCTTTGGAATAAGCTGGGATATTAAGCTAACTTCAAACTCTGCTTCGTCAAAACAGGAAACTCTGGTTGATCAGTGGCTTCGTGGTTTGACTGTTCCCACTGATAGCAGTAAAAATAGGAAGCCCTGTTGCATTCAAAGGGGTTGTTTGGACAGTGTCTGTGATCAGCATGCCAATcaggacaggcttaaaaag gaagctgcaacttgctctggattctgcactcctcaggaagctgaacctgcaaacctagctgagactgaacctgcaaccctggccaggatggaaggaggaagatggacggttgacctggtcaggctgtctcccgcatccctccccacaacctctgagcattccctcccaggacccttagagaaatctg GCTCTGTCAGCGGAGGCACGAGAGGCTTGAGATTCACGGAGCTGACACCCTGTAATTTTGTCTGTCCCTAA